Proteins encoded in a region of the Raphanus sativus cultivar WK10039 chromosome 8, ASM80110v3, whole genome shotgun sequence genome:
- the LOC108819574 gene encoding homeobox-leucine zipper protein MERISTEM L1-like: MYHPNMFESHNHMFDMIKSSDNDLGLTGSREDDFKTKSGAEVTMENPLEEELQDPNQRPNKKKRYHRHTQRQIQELESFFKECPHPDDKQRKELSRELNLEPLQIKFWFQNKRTQMKAQHERHDNSILKSDNDKLRAENNRYKDALSNATCPNCGGPAAIGEMSFDEQHLRIENARLREEIDRISAIAAKYVGKPMLAHSSPFSQLTSSHHIPSRSLDLEAGSFENNNSQTGFAGEMYRTSDFMRSISIPCEADKPMIVELAVAAMEELVRMAQTGDPLWASSDSSGEILNEEEYFRTFPRGIGPKPIGMRSEASRESTVVIMNHINLVETLIDVNQWSSVFCGIVSRALTLEVLSTGVAGNYNGALQVMTAEFQVPSPLVPTRENYFVRYCKQHSDSTWAVVDVSLESLRPSQITRSRRRPSGCLIQELQNGYSKVTWVEHTEFDDISVHAMYKPLVNTGLAFGAKRWVATLDRQCERLASSMASNIPTGDLSVITSPEGRKSMLKLAERMVMSFCSGVGASTAHAWTTLAATGSDDVRVMTRKSMDDPGRPPGIVLSAATSFWIPVAPKRVFDFLRDENCRSEWDILSNGGLVEEMAHIANGRDPGNSVSLLRVNSSNSGQSNMLILQESCTDASGSYVIYAPVDMMAMNLVLSGGDPDYVALLPSGFAILPDGSTSGGSAGAGAAGEVVTSTASNCGSLLTVAFQILVDSVPTAKLSLGSVATVNSLIKCTVQSIKDALACDGA, from the exons ATGTATCATCCAAACATGTTCGAGTCTCATAATCATATGTTCGATATGATAAAGAGCTCTGACAATGATTTGGGTCTTACGGGGAGCCGAGAAGACGACTTCAAGACTAAGTCTGGCGCAGAAGTCACCATGGAGAATCCTTTAGAAGAAGAGCTTCAAGATCCTAATCAGCGTCCCAATAAAAAGAAACGATACCACCGTCACACGCAACGCCAGATTCAAGAGCTTGAGTC GTTCTTTAAAGAATGTCCTCATCCTGATGATAAGCAAAGAAAAGAGTTGAGCCGAGAGCTAAATTTAGAACCTCTTCAAATCAAATTTTGGTTCCAAAACAAGCGCACTCAAATGAAG GCACAACATGAGAGGCACGATAACTCAATTCTGAAGTCAGACAACGACAAGCTAAGAGCAGAGAACAATAGGTACAAGGATGCTCTAAGCAACGCAACATGTCCAAACTGTGGCGGTCCTGCTGCTATAGGAGAAATGTCATTCGACGAACAGCATTTAAGGATTGAAAACGCACGTCTACGCGAAGAAATAGATAGAATCTCTGCCATAGCTGCTAAATACGTAGGGAAGCCAATGTTGGCTCATTCCTCGCCTTTCTCTCAGCTCACATCTTCACACCACATTCCCTCACGCTCGCTTGATCTTGAAGCTGGGAGCTTTGAGAACAACAACAGCCAGACGGGTTTTGCCGGGGAGATGTATAGAACAAGCGACTTTATGAGGTCGATTTCGATCCCTTGTGAGGCTGATAAACCAATGATTGTTGAGTTAGCGGTTGCAGCCATGGAAGAGCTAGTGAGAATGGCTCAGACTGGTGATCCCTTGTGGGCTTCAAGTGATAGTTCGGGTGAGATTCTCAATGAAGAGGAGTATTTTCGAACGTTCCCTAGAGGAATAGGGCCTAAACCAATCGGTATGAGATCAGAAGCTTCTAGAGAGTCAACGGTTGTCATCATGAATCATATCAACCTCGTTGAGACTCTAATAGATGTG AATCAATGGTCTAGTGTGTTCTGCGGGATTGTATCGAGAGCATTGACGTTAGAAGTTCTCTCTACTGGCGTTGCTGGAAACTATAATGGGGCACTACAAGTG ATGACAGCAGAGTTCCAAGTCCCATCACCGCTTGTTCCGACACGTGAGAACTACTTTGTTAGGTACTGTAAGCAGCATAGCGACAGTACTTGGGCGGTTGTTGATGTCTCTTTAGAAAGCCTACGACCGAGTCAGATCACTAGAAGCAGAAGAAGACCCTCTGGTTGTCTGATTCAAGAATTGCAGAATGGCTATTCCAAG GTGACTTGGGTAGAACATACAGAGTTCGATGATATATCGGTCCATGCCATGTATAAACCGTTGGTTAATACCGGTTTAGCTTTTGGTGCGAAACGTTGGGTGGCGACACTTGACCGCCAATGTGAGCGGCTCGCGAGTTCGATGGCCAGCAACATTCCAACCGGTGATCTTTCCG TGATAACGAGTCCTGAGGGGAGGAAGAGCATGCTGAAACTGGCGGAGAGGATGGTGATGAGCTTCTGTAGCGGAGTCGGCGCGTCGACTGCACACGCCTGGACGACACTTGCCGCCACAGGATCTGACGATGTTCGGGTCATGACTCGGAAAAGCATGGATGATCCGGGAAGGCCTCCGGGTATCGTCTTGAGCGCCGCTACTTCGTTTTGGATCCCAGTGGCACCTAAACGAGTGTTCGATTTTCTCAGAGATGAAAACTGCAGAAGCGAG tgggataTACTTTCGAACGGAGGCTTGGTTGAAGAAATGGCTCATATCGCAAATGGTCGTGATCCTGGGAACTCTGTCTCCTTACTGAGAGTCAAT aGCTCGAACTCAGGACAGAGCAACATGTTGATCTTACAAGAAAGCTGTACGGACGCATCAGGATCCTACGTGATATACGCACCAGTTGACATGATGGCTATGAACCTTGTCCTGAGCGGTGGCGATCCAGATTACGTGGCTTTGTTACCATCCGGATTCGCTATACTGCCTGATGGCTCTACAAGTGGAGGAAGCGCTGGCGCCGGAGCTGCAGGAGAAGTGGTTACTTCCACAGCAAGTAATTGCGGTTCACTACTGACGGTAGCGTTTCAGATACTTGTTGACTCTGTTCCAACCGCTAAACTCTCTCTAGGCTCAGTGGCTACAGTCAACAGTCTCATCAAATGCACCGTACAGAGTATCAAGGATGCTTTGGCATGTGATGGAGCTTGA
- the LOC108819112 gene encoding peptide methionine sulfoxide reductase B9 encodes MATTATLAAPLTGSVQKPDDEWRAVLSPEQFRVLREKGTEARFKGEYNKLFDEGTYACAGCATPLYKSTTKFDSGCGWPAFFDAIPGAIKQTLEPDGRRVEITCAKCDGHLGHVFKGEGFPTPKDERHCVNSVSLKFNSSETSS; translated from the exons ATGGCAACGACAGCAACATTGGCAGCTCCATTAACTGGATCTGTCCAAAAACCAGATGATGAGTGGCGTGCGGTTCTGTCTCCTGAACAATTTAGAGTTCTCAGGGAAAAGGGCACAGA ggcCCGATTCAAAGGAGAATATAATAAACTGTTCGACGAAGGAACGTATGCGTGTGCTGGCTGTGCAACTCCTCTTTATAAGTCCACCACCAAGTTCGACTCTGGCTGTGGCTGGCCTGCCTTTTTCGACGCTATTCCCGGTGCCATTAAACAAACT CTGGAGCCAGATGGGAGAAGAGTTGAGATCACATGCGCAAAATGTGATGGACATTTAGGTCATGTTTTCAAAGGAGAAGGTTTCCCCACGCCTAAAGATGAGCGTCACTGCGTCAACAGTGTTTCTCTTAAGTTTAATTCTTCCGAAACTTCCTCCTGA
- the LOC108819542 gene encoding derlin-2.1 yields MAQAVEEWYKQMPIITRSYLTAAVVTTVGCSLEIISPYNLYLNPTLVVKQYQLWRLVTNFLYFRNMDLDFLFHMFFLARYCKLLEENSFRGKTADFLYMLLFGATVLTGIVLIGGTIPYLSVSISQIIFLSNSLTFMMVYVWSKQNPYVHMSFLGLFTFTAAYLPWVLLGFSVLVGASPWGDLLGMIAGHAYYFLAFVYPRMTDRRPLKTPSFLKALFADEPVVIARPEDVRFAPAPFDEIHQD; encoded by the exons ATGGCTCAAGCGGTGGAAGAATGGTACAAGCAGATGCCGATTATAACAAGGTCGTATCTCACGGCGGCTGTTGTCACCACCGTCGGATGTTCCCTCGAG ATAATATCGCCGTATAATCTTTACCTGAATCCGACCCTCGTGGTGAAGCAGTATCAGTTATGGCGCCTCGTCACCAATTTTCTTTATTTCCGCAATATGg ATTTGGACTTCTTGTTCCATATGTTTTTTCTAGCTAGATACTGCAAACTTCTTGAAGAAAACTCCTTCAGGGGAAAGACTGCTGATTTCCTTTACATGCTCTTGTTCGGGGCAACTGTTCTTACCGGCATTGTCCTAATCGGCGGAACCATACCTTATTTGTCTGTCTCAATCTCCCAGATCATTTTCCTCAGCAACTCTTTGACTTTCATGATG gTGTATGTATGGAGCAAACAGAATCCTTACGTCCACATGAGTTTCCTTGGTCTTTTCACTTTTACAGCAGCGTATTTACCATGG GTGCTTCTTGGATTCTCTGTCCTTGTTGGTGCAAGTCCCTGGGGGGATTTACTG GGAATGATAGCAGGTCACGCCTATTACTTTTTGGCATTTGTCTATCCACGAATGACCGATAGGCGACCCTTGAAGACTCCATCTTTCCTCAAAGCCCTTTTCGCTGATGAGCCTGTGGTGATTGCACGGCCTGAAGATGTTAGGTTTGCTCCTGCCCCTTTTGATGAAATCCACCAAGACTGA